One stretch of Nitrosococcus watsonii C-113 DNA includes these proteins:
- the nuoE gene encoding NADH-quinone oxidoreductase subunit NuoE, producing the protein MGQPKWGKWKNREEEENLLSSEVRQQIDDWIAKYPPEQKQSAIIPALHIVQAANGGYLTDKLLDAVAEYLEMRPISVYEVATFYSMYELKPIGRHKISVCTNISCQLRGSDEVVAHLRKRLGIGFGETTPDHRFTVKEAECLGACGGAPMMMAGRTYHENLTPAKIDQILEALK; encoded by the coding sequence ATGGGACAGCCGAAATGGGGAAAATGGAAAAATCGAGAAGAAGAGGAAAATCTTCTCTCCTCTGAGGTACGGCAGCAAATTGATGATTGGATCGCAAAATATCCCCCGGAGCAAAAGCAATCCGCGATTATTCCAGCCTTGCATATTGTGCAAGCAGCTAATGGGGGTTATTTAACTGATAAACTTTTGGATGCAGTAGCTGAATATCTGGAGATGCGTCCCATCAGTGTTTATGAGGTGGCTACGTTCTATTCCATGTATGAATTAAAGCCAATTGGTCGGCATAAAATCAGTGTTTGCACTAATATTTCATGTCAGCTTCGTGGCTCTGATGAGGTCGTGGCTCATTTGCGGAAACGTTTGGGCATCGGTTTCGGAGAGACGACGCCGGATCACCGTTTCACGGTTAAAGAAGCTGAATGCCTAGGCGCTTGTGGTGGAGCACCCATGATGATGGCGGGGCGTACTTATCATGAAAATTTAACACCAGCAAAGATCGATCAAATTCTTGAGGCTCTAAAATGA
- the nuoF gene encoding NADH-quinone oxidoreductase subunit NuoF, translated as MIALNQVCFRTLDLDPPWGLESYLKVKGYEVWKRILKEKTPPSKIIDEIKTSGLRGRGGAGFPTGLKWSFMPKDLAGIKYIVCNSDEGEPGTFKDRDILRYNPHQLIEGMAIAGYTIGATVGYNYTRGEFSEPIERFEDALEEAYQAGLLGKNILASGVDFDLYSHPGAGAYICGEETALLESLEGKKGMPRYKPPFPAGFGLYGRPTTINNTETLASVPVILEKGGPWFLKLGTPTSGGTKIFSVSGHVNRPGNYEVPMGISFKDLLELAGGMRNGNALKAVIPGGTSVPVMPAETIMAANMDYDSLAKAGSLLGAGSVIIMDETTCMVRALERISAFYREESCGQCTPCREGTGWLYRVVHRIEQGQGTQEDLDKVVNVAQNIDGHTICALGDAAAAPVISFIKHFRDEFQYHIDHKRCLVGSGF; from the coding sequence ATGATCGCTCTCAACCAAGTCTGTTTTCGCACCTTGGATCTCGATCCTCCGTGGGGGTTGGAAAGTTATCTAAAGGTGAAGGGGTATGAAGTTTGGAAACGCATTCTAAAAGAAAAAACTCCGCCTTCCAAGATCATTGATGAAATCAAAACTTCTGGCCTTCGAGGCCGCGGAGGGGCGGGATTTCCGACAGGATTGAAATGGAGCTTTATGCCCAAGGATTTAGCAGGTATCAAATATATTGTTTGTAACTCGGATGAGGGGGAGCCAGGTACCTTCAAAGACCGGGATATTCTCCGCTATAACCCCCATCAGTTGATTGAAGGCATGGCCATTGCGGGTTATACCATTGGTGCAACAGTAGGCTACAATTACACCCGCGGTGAATTCAGCGAGCCCATTGAACGCTTTGAAGATGCCTTGGAGGAAGCTTACCAAGCGGGCTTGCTGGGTAAAAATATCCTGGCATCAGGGGTCGACTTCGATCTCTACTCCCATCCCGGTGCGGGGGCTTATATTTGTGGCGAGGAGACAGCTTTGCTGGAATCCCTAGAGGGCAAAAAAGGCATGCCTCGCTATAAACCGCCATTTCCCGCGGGTTTTGGCCTCTATGGTAGGCCCACCACCATTAATAATACCGAGACTCTTGCTTCGGTGCCCGTGATTTTAGAGAAGGGAGGGCCATGGTTCTTGAAGTTGGGAACACCAACCAGTGGGGGAACCAAAATCTTTAGTGTCTCGGGGCATGTCAACCGGCCCGGTAATTATGAAGTCCCCATGGGGATCTCATTTAAAGACTTGCTTGAATTAGCGGGCGGGATGCGTAATGGAAATGCCCTAAAAGCGGTTATTCCTGGAGGGACTTCCGTGCCAGTAATGCCCGCGGAGACCATCATGGCCGCTAATATGGATTATGACTCGCTTGCTAAGGCGGGTTCGTTACTGGGCGCGGGTTCAGTCATCATTATGGATGAAACAACTTGTATGGTGCGGGCTCTGGAGCGGATCTCGGCCTTCTATCGCGAGGAATCCTGTGGCCAATGCACGCCTTGCCGGGAAGGGACGGGGTGGCTATATCGCGTGGTTCACCGCATTGAACAGGGCCAGGGTACGCAAGAAGATTTGGATAAGGTGGTCAATGTAGCCCAAAATATTGATGGCCATACTATTTGCGCGCTGGGAGATGCCGCTGCGGCGCCAGTAATAAGCTTTATCAAACACTTTCGGGATGAGTTTCAATATCACATCGATCATAAGCGATGCTTAGTCGGAAGCGGGTTCTGA
- the nuoG gene encoding NADH-quinone oxidoreductase subunit NuoG → MVKIEIDGTELQVKAGKMLIEVADEIGVDIPRFCYHKHLSIAANCRMCLVEVEKSRKPLPACATPVADGMKVLTSSPRAIAAQKGVMEFLLINHPLDCPICDQGGECELQDLAMGYGNDISRFTERKRVVKDKNIGSLIKTDLTRCIHCTRCVRFGQEIAGIKELGATGRGEHMEIGTYIEQSLESELAGNVIDLCPVGALTDKPFRYRARAWEMAGHPTISPHDSVGANIELHVRRNEVMRAVPRDNEAVNETWIADRDRYGWLGLTHEERLHRPMVKREGVWRETDWEEALETAAKGLQRIAEEAGSTQLGGLASPYATVEELSLFQKLLRGLHSNNIDHRLRRQDFRDQEFEPEAVPLGCTIEELEQSDCILVVGANIHKEQPLLGLRLRKAALRGAALMCINPVDYLVRFPVAEKVIAGPQGIVRALAGVAKCLAVSKGESLDAEWTSLLADIQPTETERAMADQLANALHGRILLGGVAEGHPHFSVLRALADLACRLGGCQLGFFPSGGNAVGAALAGVLPHRGPGGSRAPVRGLNGQAMLEAELRGYVLLAVEPEFDCADPLLAQKALRNADFIVLLTAFRSPAMLDYANVLLPIATYVETSGTFVNAEGRWQSFTGAVPPPGEARPAWKVLRVLANLLQIPGFNYLSSQEIHDELRHQIENLAKPQASTPWHPETLGSANDGNYLVRIADTFIYGTDGLVRRSRPLQESPDGQAAGQAYMNSADAARLGLSDAERITVDQGNGQVTLPFVVDDTVAEGCLRLAAAFEEAGALGAPFMPIKVTAAE, encoded by the coding sequence ATGGTCAAAATTGAGATTGATGGCACTGAACTCCAGGTAAAGGCTGGGAAGATGCTCATCGAGGTAGCTGATGAGATTGGCGTTGATATCCCTCGGTTCTGCTATCACAAACATTTATCGATTGCTGCTAACTGCCGGATGTGCTTAGTGGAGGTGGAAAAATCCAGAAAACCCCTGCCTGCTTGTGCCACCCCTGTGGCGGATGGCATGAAGGTATTGACCAGTTCGCCCCGCGCTATTGCGGCCCAAAAGGGGGTGATGGAGTTTCTGCTCATTAATCACCCGTTGGATTGTCCTATCTGCGATCAAGGGGGGGAGTGCGAGTTACAAGATCTGGCCATGGGTTATGGTAATGATATTTCCCGCTTTACCGAGCGTAAACGGGTGGTAAAGGACAAGAATATCGGGTCTTTGATTAAAACCGATCTGACACGCTGTATCCACTGTACTCGCTGTGTTCGCTTTGGCCAGGAGATTGCTGGCATAAAGGAACTAGGGGCGACCGGGCGCGGTGAGCATATGGAGATTGGTACCTATATTGAGCAGAGTTTAGAGTCGGAATTAGCGGGAAATGTCATTGATCTTTGTCCGGTAGGCGCGTTGACAGACAAACCTTTCCGCTACCGTGCCCGGGCTTGGGAAATGGCGGGACATCCTACTATTTCTCCCCACGATAGTGTAGGCGCCAACATTGAATTGCATGTACGGCGGAATGAGGTGATGCGGGCCGTTCCCCGTGATAACGAAGCGGTGAATGAAACCTGGATCGCTGATCGCGACCGTTATGGCTGGCTTGGCTTAACCCACGAAGAACGGTTGCATCGGCCTATGGTTAAGCGGGAGGGCGTTTGGCGTGAAACCGACTGGGAGGAAGCATTAGAAACGGCTGCTAAGGGCCTGCAACGGATTGCTGAAGAGGCCGGAAGTACTCAGCTAGGTGGGCTTGCCTCGCCCTATGCGACTGTTGAGGAACTCTCCTTATTTCAGAAACTATTGCGAGGTCTGCATAGTAACAATATTGATCATCGCCTGCGGCGGCAAGATTTTCGTGATCAGGAATTTGAGCCAGAAGCGGTGCCTCTAGGCTGTACGATTGAAGAGCTGGAACAGTCGGATTGCATTTTAGTGGTGGGGGCTAATATACATAAGGAGCAACCTTTGCTTGGGCTGCGCCTGCGTAAAGCAGCGCTTCGAGGCGCAGCCCTTATGTGCATTAACCCCGTGGATTATCTAGTCCGCTTCCCCGTTGCAGAGAAGGTAATTGCGGGGCCTCAGGGTATAGTTCGAGCCTTGGCTGGTGTAGCTAAGTGTTTAGCAGTGAGCAAGGGCGAGTCCTTGGATGCTGAATGGACTTCTCTATTAGCTGATATTCAGCCTACCGAGACAGAGCGGGCCATGGCGGATCAGTTGGCTAATGCCTTGCACGGGCGGATATTATTAGGTGGGGTAGCTGAGGGACATCCTCACTTTTCGGTATTACGTGCTCTAGCAGATTTAGCGTGCCGGCTGGGTGGCTGCCAGCTAGGTTTTTTCCCCTCGGGAGGCAACGCTGTGGGAGCAGCCTTAGCCGGTGTTCTTCCCCATCGGGGGCCTGGGGGGAGCCGTGCGCCAGTACGGGGCCTCAATGGGCAGGCAATGCTTGAAGCAGAACTTCGGGGCTATGTGCTACTGGCGGTTGAACCTGAGTTTGACTGCGCCGATCCTCTATTGGCTCAGAAGGCTCTTCGGAATGCAGACTTTATTGTTTTATTAACGGCATTTCGCAGTCCGGCTATGCTGGACTACGCGAATGTGCTATTACCTATCGCCACCTATGTTGAGACCTCGGGAACTTTCGTAAACGCCGAAGGCCGTTGGCAGAGCTTTACAGGAGCTGTTCCTCCTCCAGGGGAGGCACGCCCGGCTTGGAAGGTGCTGCGAGTGCTTGCTAATCTGCTGCAAATTCCCGGTTTCAATTATCTTTCTTCCCAAGAGATTCATGACGAGCTGCGCCATCAAATAGAGAATCTTGCTAAGCCCCAGGCATCAACCCCATGGCATCCAGAAACGCTTGGAAGCGCGAATGATGGTAATTATTTAGTGCGTATCGCGGACACCTTTATCTACGGGACGGATGGATTGGTTCGGCGTAGCCGCCCGTTGCAGGAAAGTCCCGATGGTCAAGCGGCTGGTCAAGCTTATATGAATAGCGCTGATGCGGCCCGGCTAGGTCTAAGCGATGCCGAACGGATTACGGTGGACCAAGGGAATGGGCAAGTCACTTTACCTTTTGTGGTTGATGACACTGTAGCGGAAGGGTGTTTACGGCTGGCTGCTGCCTTTGAAGAGGCGGGGGCCTTGGGCGCTCCTTTTATGCCCATTAAGGTTACCGCAGCGGAGTAA
- the nuoH gene encoding NADH-quinone oxidoreductase subunit NuoH: MFDFLPSSLQVTLPILFKIVVIVLPLILIVAWLTFAERKIIGYMQGRIGPNRVGPRGWLQPIADTVKLLLKEIIIPASANRILFLLAPVLAIAPALAVWAVVPFDAHLVLADINAALLYILAIGSMSVYGIILAGWASNSKYAFLGAMRSAAQVVSYEIAMGFALVGVLIAGGSLNLGEIVQAQEGGFWHWFWLPLFPLFLIYFISGVAETNRLPFDVAEGESEIVAGFHVEYSGMAFALFFLAEYIEMILVSTLAALMFLGGWLSPFQGTVLEAIFGWVPGIVWLLIKTAIFLFFYLWFRATFPRYRYDQIMRLGWKVFIPITIVWLLVVGGARVAQLGPWFT, from the coding sequence ATGTTTGATTTTCTACCTTCATCGCTTCAGGTGACGCTGCCGATTCTCTTTAAGATCGTAGTTATCGTGTTGCCGCTGATATTGATAGTCGCTTGGTTGACTTTCGCCGAGCGGAAGATCATTGGCTATATGCAGGGCCGGATAGGTCCAAATCGCGTTGGACCTAGGGGTTGGCTGCAGCCTATTGCGGATACCGTCAAGCTCCTTCTGAAGGAAATTATTATCCCGGCTAGCGCCAACCGAATTCTGTTTTTGCTGGCGCCGGTGCTTGCTATTGCTCCAGCCCTTGCTGTTTGGGCCGTGGTCCCTTTCGATGCCCATTTAGTTCTCGCGGATATCAACGCTGCTTTACTGTACATTCTCGCCATTGGCTCCATGAGCGTGTATGGCATTATCCTGGCGGGTTGGGCTTCCAACTCCAAATATGCTTTTCTGGGGGCCATGCGTTCTGCCGCTCAAGTCGTGTCTTATGAAATCGCTATGGGCTTTGCGCTGGTGGGTGTACTGATTGCGGGTGGTAGCCTTAATCTTGGTGAGATCGTGCAAGCCCAGGAAGGGGGGTTCTGGCACTGGTTTTGGTTGCCCTTATTTCCTTTGTTCCTAATTTATTTCATCTCTGGGGTGGCAGAGACTAACCGTTTGCCTTTTGATGTGGCCGAGGGTGAATCTGAGATTGTTGCCGGTTTTCATGTGGAATATTCTGGGATGGCTTTTGCCCTTTTTTTTCTCGCTGAATACATTGAGATGATCCTAGTGTCGACTCTGGCGGCTTTGATGTTTCTGGGCGGATGGTTATCTCCATTTCAGGGAACAGTACTAGAAGCAATATTTGGATGGGTTCCCGGCATCGTTTGGCTCCTGATAAAGACGGCTATATTTTTATTCTTTTACCTTTGGTTTCGGGCTACTTTCCCTCGTTATCGATACGATCAAATTATGCGCCTTGGTTGGAAGGTATTTATTCCTATCACCATCGTTTGGTTGTTGGTAGTAGGGGGCGCGCGGGTTGCCCAGCTAGGCCCTTGGTTCACGTAA
- the nuoI gene encoding NADH-quinone oxidoreductase subunit NuoI, producing MNTLRSYVKSFLLWELLLGLKLTGRYLFTKKVTVQFPEERTPQSPRFRGLHALRRYPNGEERCIACKLCEAVCPALAITIDSEQRDDGTRRTTRYDIDLFKCIYCGFCEESCPVDSIVETRILDYHFEERGEHILHKEQLLALGDKYEAQIAADRAADAPYR from the coding sequence ATGAATACCCTGCGTTCGTACGTTAAGAGCTTTTTATTGTGGGAATTACTGCTGGGTCTTAAATTGACTGGCCGTTATTTGTTCACAAAAAAGGTTACAGTCCAGTTCCCCGAAGAACGGACGCCCCAATCACCCCGATTCCGTGGTCTTCATGCTTTACGTCGTTATCCCAACGGTGAAGAGCGTTGTATTGCCTGCAAGCTCTGCGAGGCTGTTTGCCCGGCGTTAGCGATCACCATTGATTCCGAGCAACGGGACGATGGAACTCGTCGTACGACTCGTTATGACATTGATCTTTTTAAGTGTATTTACTGCGGTTTTTGTGAGGAGTCCTGCCCGGTCGATTCTATCGTGGAGACTCGGATTCTTGATTATCATTTTGAAGAGCGGGGAGAGCATATTCTCCACAAAGAGCAATTATTGGCGCTGGGCGATAAGTATGAAGCCCAAATTGCTGCCGATAGGGCTGCTGATGCGCCTTATCGTTAA
- a CDS encoding NADH-quinone oxidoreductase subunit J: protein MEKTLFYIFAAILLFAATMVVTVRNPVRAALFLVLAFFTSAAIWLLLEAEFLAIVLVLVYIGAVMVLFLFVVMMLDMNLAPLQEGFARYLPVGLLVAVLIAIEMIMVLGSKNFGLDQFTVPVARGADYNNTKELGNLLYTVYVYPFELASVILLVAIVAAIALALRRRPSKTQDPVQQVRVRPQDRVRLVKMTAEKSQKIN, encoded by the coding sequence ATGGAAAAGACTCTTTTTTATATCTTTGCTGCTATTTTGCTGTTTGCGGCAACTATGGTAGTTACTGTACGTAACCCTGTGCGAGCAGCCTTATTTTTGGTTTTGGCTTTTTTTACTAGCGCTGCTATCTGGCTTTTGCTGGAAGCTGAGTTTCTGGCGATTGTGTTGGTGTTGGTTTATATCGGTGCGGTTATGGTGTTATTCCTGTTTGTGGTGATGATGCTGGATATGAATCTGGCGCCACTGCAGGAAGGCTTTGCTCGGTACTTGCCCGTTGGGCTTTTGGTAGCAGTGCTCATTGCCATTGAAATGATAATGGTGCTAGGAAGCAAAAACTTTGGCCTTGATCAATTCACTGTCCCTGTTGCCCGCGGGGCTGATTACAACAACACGAAGGAGTTGGGGAATTTACTTTACACTGTTTACGTTTATCCTTTTGAACTAGCTTCGGTTATCCTTCTAGTCGCTATTGTCGCGGCCATTGCTTTAGCACTGCGGCGGCGTCCAAGTAAAACGCAAGATCCTGTGCAACAGGTGCGGGTACGGCCTCAAGATCGAGTCAGATTGGTCAAGATGACCGCCGAGAAGTCCCAAAAAATAAACTAG
- the nuoK gene encoding NADH-quinone oxidoreductase subunit NuoK, whose amino-acid sequence MIALSDFLILGALLFCLSVAGIFLNRKNIIILLMSIELMLLAVNMNFVAFSHFLEDMAGQVFVFFILTVAAAESAIGLAILVVLFRNRRTINVGDLDNLKG is encoded by the coding sequence ATGATTGCATTATCCGATTTTTTAATCCTGGGGGCGCTATTGTTTTGCCTCTCCGTTGCTGGAATTTTTCTTAACCGGAAAAATATTATCATTCTATTAATGTCCATTGAGCTTATGCTGCTGGCCGTTAATATGAATTTCGTGGCTTTTTCCCACTTTCTGGAAGATATGGCGGGACAAGTTTTTGTTTTTTTTATACTCACGGTAGCCGCGGCGGAAAGCGCCATTGGTTTGGCGATTCTGGTGGTTTTATTCCGGAATAGGCGGACCATTAATGTGGGTGATTTGGATAATTTAAAGGGCTAG
- the nuoL gene encoding NADH-quinone oxidoreductase subunit L translates to MEVQTLGIVLAPLIGSIIAGLFGKKIGRIWSHRAAIAGVSIAFLLSLMVFKQVVVDGVTYNEAVYTWAAVGDLRVEIGFLIDRLSALMMVVVTFVSLMVHIYTIGYMADDPGYQRFFSYIALFTFSMLMLVMANNFLQLFFGWEAVGLVSYLLIGFWYKRESAIYASLKAFLVNRIGDIGFLLGIACVLMYTGSLDYVEVFAVVPTLTEETLSAWPGTAWSVLTVIGILLFIGAMGKSAQAPLHVWLPDSMEGPTPISALIHAATMVTAGIFMVARMSPIYELSETALSVILVIGAVTAFFMGLIGIVQNDIKRVIAYSTLSQLGYMTVALGASAYAAGIFHLMTHAFFKALLFLGAGSVIIAMHHEQDMRKMGGLKKYMPITYWTAFIGALALIGFPGFSGYFSKDSIIEAVHASELPGAGFAYAMVLSGVFVTAFYTFRMLFLTFHGKERMDKHTQKQLKESPAVVTIPLVLLAIPSVIAGFCIEAFLFGGFFGEAITVLPAHDVLTEVGAEFHKGIASFALHGFEGIPFALSMIGVIAAWYLYLKRPQLPGLLRTRFGLLYWALSNKFGFDRFNEIVFAGGARQAGKLLSQLGDRMLIDGFFVNGTARVVGIIAQITRYLQSGYLFHYAFAMILGLLFLIGGFVIYGG, encoded by the coding sequence ATGGAAGTCCAGACTCTTGGGATTGTGCTTGCGCCCCTGATCGGCAGCATCATTGCTGGCTTGTTTGGAAAGAAGATTGGGCGCATCTGGTCCCATCGAGCCGCTATTGCTGGGGTAAGCATTGCATTTTTGTTATCTCTCATGGTGTTTAAGCAGGTAGTGGTGGATGGGGTCACCTATAATGAGGCCGTCTACACTTGGGCTGCCGTTGGCGATTTACGCGTGGAAATCGGTTTTCTCATTGATCGTTTAAGCGCGCTAATGATGGTAGTGGTGACCTTTGTTTCCCTGATGGTACATATCTATACCATCGGCTATATGGCGGATGATCCCGGCTATCAGCGTTTTTTTAGCTATATCGCTCTTTTCACTTTTTCCATGCTGATGTTGGTCATGGCAAATAATTTCCTCCAATTGTTTTTTGGATGGGAAGCCGTGGGCTTGGTGTCCTACCTATTGATAGGTTTCTGGTATAAGCGGGAATCCGCCATTTATGCCAGTCTTAAAGCCTTTTTAGTTAACCGGATTGGTGATATAGGTTTTTTGCTGGGGATCGCCTGCGTATTAATGTATACGGGGAGCCTGGATTATGTAGAGGTATTTGCCGTGGTGCCCACGCTGACGGAGGAAACACTTTCTGCTTGGCCAGGAACCGCTTGGTCGGTGCTGACGGTGATAGGAATTTTACTCTTCATTGGTGCTATGGGTAAATCGGCGCAAGCACCTTTACATGTTTGGTTGCCGGATTCCATGGAAGGTCCGACCCCGATTTCAGCTCTTATTCACGCGGCAACCATGGTGACCGCGGGTATTTTTATGGTCGCTCGGATGTCGCCGATCTATGAACTGTCTGAAACCGCTCTGAGCGTTATTTTGGTGATTGGGGCAGTGACGGCTTTCTTTATGGGGCTGATAGGTATCGTCCAAAATGATATCAAGCGGGTAATTGCCTATTCTACTTTGTCGCAATTAGGGTATATGACAGTAGCCCTTGGAGCTTCCGCCTATGCGGCGGGAATCTTTCATCTTATGACTCATGCCTTTTTTAAGGCCCTGCTTTTCCTTGGGGCGGGTTCGGTCATTATTGCCATGCACCATGAGCAGGATATGCGTAAGATGGGCGGGCTGAAAAAATATATGCCTATCACCTACTGGACTGCCTTCATAGGTGCTTTGGCCTTGATCGGATTTCCTGGTTTTTCCGGGTATTTCTCCAAGGATTCTATTATCGAGGCCGTTCATGCCTCCGAGCTTCCCGGCGCCGGTTTTGCCTATGCGATGGTTCTTTCCGGTGTATTTGTTACGGCTTTTTACACCTTTCGAATGTTGTTTCTTACTTTCCATGGCAAGGAGCGAATGGATAAGCATACCCAGAAACAGCTTAAAGAATCTCCAGCCGTGGTGACTATTCCGTTGGTATTGCTAGCGATACCCTCCGTAATTGCGGGTTTTTGTATCGAAGCATTCTTGTTTGGTGGCTTTTTTGGCGAGGCGATTACGGTTTTGCCGGCGCATGATGTGCTGACAGAAGTAGGGGCTGAATTTCATAAGGGGATCGCCTCTTTTGCTTTGCACGGGTTTGAGGGGATTCCTTTTGCGCTGTCTATGATCGGAGTGATAGCAGCTTGGTATTTATACCTCAAGCGCCCTCAGTTGCCAGGGCTATTACGGACGCGTTTTGGCCTGCTTTATTGGGCTTTGAGTAACAAATTTGGTTTCGATCGCTTCAATGAAATTGTCTTTGCAGGTGGCGCTCGTCAGGCGGGCAAGTTACTTTCACAGCTTGGAGATCGCATGCTGATTGACGGCTTTTTTGTCAATGGAACAGCGCGGGTAGTTGGCATAATCGCTCAAATTACCCGTTATTTGCAGTCCGGTTATCTTTTTCATTATGCCTTTGCCATGATTTTAGGGCTGCTTTTTCTTATCGGCGGTTTCGTTATTTACGGGGGCTAA
- a CDS encoding NADH-quinone oxidoreductase subunit M, translating to MLTGLSLLSLVIWLPILGGFLVLAAGNHVERVRWLSLGISGLTFVVSWSLYTGFDTSTAAMQFQEKLSWVETFDVYYHLGIDGISMPLIILTTFSTVLVVVAGWRVIEHKLAQYMASFLIMEGLMNGVFAALDAVLFYFFFEGMLIPLFLIIGIWGGPNRIYATLKFFLYTFLGSVFFLLALLYLRSVTGGFSILEFHQVPLDMQAQIGIFLAFLLAFAVKVPMWPVHTWLPDAHVEAPTGGSVILAAITLKIGAYGFMRFSLPITPDASMALNWLIITLSLIAVVYIGLVAIVQEDLKKLIAYSSIAHMGFVTLGLFIAFAIFSQSIEGDGALLGLEGALVQMISHGLVSAAMFLCVGVLYDRLRTRLIKDYGGVVNRMPIFASLMVLFAMANVGLPGTSGFVGEFLVILGAFQADFWYAFFASMTLILGATYTLWMIKRVVFGDIANDKVATMEDLNSREFLVLGTLAAAVLLLGVWPQPLLEVMHTSLEHLLSQMAASKLV from the coding sequence ATGTTAACTGGATTATCGCTCCTCTCCTTGGTTATTTGGCTACCTATTTTGGGTGGTTTCCTGGTGCTAGCTGCCGGTAATCATGTGGAGCGTGTTCGTTGGCTTTCACTGGGGATTTCAGGGTTAACTTTTGTGGTGAGCTGGTCGCTGTATACGGGCTTTGATACCAGCACGGCCGCTATGCAATTTCAAGAGAAACTTTCTTGGGTTGAAACCTTCGACGTTTATTATCATTTAGGGATCGATGGCATTTCCATGCCGCTCATCATCCTCACCACGTTTTCCACGGTGTTGGTTGTGGTTGCGGGTTGGCGGGTTATCGAACACAAATTAGCGCAATACATGGCCAGCTTCCTGATTATGGAAGGGCTGATGAACGGTGTTTTTGCGGCCTTAGATGCGGTTTTGTTCTATTTTTTCTTCGAGGGCATGCTAATCCCCTTATTTTTAATCATTGGAATTTGGGGAGGACCCAACCGGATCTACGCTACGCTTAAATTTTTTCTTTATACTTTCCTGGGCTCTGTCTTTTTTCTGCTTGCGCTTCTCTATTTACGCAGTGTTACTGGCGGTTTTTCCATCTTGGAATTCCACCAAGTACCCCTGGATATGCAGGCCCAGATAGGGATATTTTTGGCCTTTCTGCTTGCCTTTGCGGTGAAAGTACCCATGTGGCCCGTTCATACTTGGTTGCCGGATGCCCATGTGGAGGCCCCCACGGGGGGATCGGTGATCTTGGCGGCCATCACTCTCAAGATAGGCGCTTATGGTTTTATGCGGTTTAGTTTGCCTATTACGCCCGATGCTAGTATGGCGCTCAATTGGCTCATTATTACCCTATCGCTTATTGCCGTAGTGTATATTGGTTTAGTGGCGATAGTGCAGGAAGATCTTAAGAAGCTGATTGCTTATTCCAGTATTGCCCACATGGGATTCGTGACTCTCGGGTTGTTTATTGCTTTTGCTATTTTTTCCCAGAGCATTGAAGGTGATGGTGCCCTGTTGGGTTTGGAAGGAGCGTTGGTACAGATGATCTCCCACGGTCTGGTTTCCGCAGCCATGTTTTTGTGTGTCGGGGTTTTATATGATCGGCTGCGCACGCGGTTAATTAAGGATTATGGTGGCGTTGTGAATAGGATGCCGATATTCGCCTCTCTTATGGTCTTGTTTGCTATGGCCAACGTGGGTTTGCCGGGCACTTCGGGATTTGTGGGTGAATTTTTAGTCATTCTGGGCGCTTTCCAGGCGGACTTTTGGTACGCTTTTTTCGCTTCGATGACGTTGATTCTGGGGGCTACTTATACTCTTTGGATGATCAAGCGGGTGGTTTTTGGAGATATCGCTAACGATAAGGTTGCCACCATGGAGGATCTTAACTCGCGAGAGTTTCTGGTGCTGGGAACTTTGGCAGCGGCGGTGCTGTTGCTTGGCGTTTGGCCGCAGCCCCTGCTAGAAGTGATGCATACTTCCCTGGAACACTTGCTATCCCAGATGGCAGCATCAAAATTGGTCTAA